From Rutidosis leptorrhynchoides isolate AG116_Rl617_1_P2 chromosome 3, CSIRO_AGI_Rlap_v1, whole genome shotgun sequence, a single genomic window includes:
- the LOC139902133 gene encoding uncharacterized mitochondrial protein AtMg00810-like, whose amino-acid sequence MVTVRSFLAVAAMFDWELCQMDVSNAFLHGGLLEEVYMTMPLGYSGKGEPVQDIPVDKSKSKADYSLFTKKDEEQFTAVLVYVDDLLITDNSVTHISLLKEQLKTHFHMKDLGTVSYFLGLEVSKSKQGIFVSQQKYTMDLLKENGVLNCKPYKLPLDPNTNLQATIGTPLADPEAYRRLIGKLIYLIITRPDICYSVQLLSQFMQTPTSVHHQAAKHLLRYLLLAPAQGILLSSNSAVELKAFCDSDWASCPMTRRSTTGYCILLGDSPISWKSKKKNVVPRSSAEAEYRCMALTCCEITWMVSLLKDLSLNDLSHVQLFCDNQAALYI is encoded by the exons ATGGTGACTGTAAGATCATTTTTAGCGGTGGCAGCCATGTTTGATTGGGAATTGTGTCAAATGGATGTGTCCAATGCTTTCTTACATggtggtttgcttgaagaagtttATATGACTATGCCGTTAGGTTATTCTGGAAAGGGGGAGCCTGTACAAGATATTCCAGTTGATAAATCCAAA TCCAAAGCTGATTATTCTTTGTTCACAAAGAAGGATGAGGAACAATTTACAGCTGTCTTAGTGTATGTAGATGACCTTCTTATTACCGATAACAGTGTGACTCATATAAGTCTTCTCAAAGAGCAATTAAAAACACATTTTCATATGAAGGACCTTGGAACTGTGAGTTATTTTTTAGGGCTTGAGGTGTCAAAATCAAAACAAGGTATTTTTGTAAGTCAACAAAAGTATACTATGGATTTGCTTAAAGAAAATGGGGTGTTAAACTGCAAACCATACAAGTTGCCTTTAGATCCTAACACTAATTTGCAGGCTACCATTGGTACTCCATTAGCTGATCCAGAAGCGTATAGAAGGCTAATTGGGAAGCTTATTTACCTAATTATAACAAGACCGGATATATGTTATAGTGTGCAGCTTCTTAGCCAGTTCATGCAAACACCAACATCTGTTCATCATCAGGCAGCTAAACATTTGTTAAGATATTTGCTTCTAGCTCCTGCACAAGGTATTTTACTTTCTAGCAATTCTGCAGTTGAACTAAAAGCATTCTGTGATTCAGATTGGGCTAGTTGTCCTATGACAAGAAGGTCAACAACAGGATACTGTATTTTACTTGGAGATTCTCCAATTTCATGGAAATCAAAGAAAAAAAATGTGGTGCCAAGGTCATCAGCTGAGGCAGAGTACAGGTGTATGGCTTTAACATGTTGTGAAATCACTTGGATGGTTAGTTTGTTAAAAGATCTTAGCTTAAATGATTTGAGTCATGTTCAGTTATTTTGTGATAATCAAGCAGCTctttatatatga